The nucleotide sequence CCCGCTTGCAGGGTCGCCTCTAGATTGGCGAATGCCAGACGAACCTGAGCCTCAAAGTCCGGCTCTGGCGAGCCATCGCTGCGACTGCCGACCTGACCGGACACAAACAGGAGATTATCTGATCTGATCGCTGCGGAATAGGTCTGTGACGTGTAGAGGTCATGCCGACCGGCGGGGAAAACGGCGTCACGCTGGGTCATATGGAATCTCCTGTTGTGGGTGGCTGGAAAGCGGTGCCAACGAATGCTTACGACAACTTGAAAGCTGGATTGGTGCCTAACTTGGTATTAGACAGAAAAATTCCGTCTAAACTCACTATTTAAAGTGTATAGACAGAATCTCAAGTTGCTATCCTATTATTTTATAAAAAATTATTTATTTTAGACGGAGATGCACATAAAGTTGGGCTTTGGGGTTTGCTATGCTCACAAATTATCTCTGTTTGCCATCTCTCTGATTGAGTGGACGACTGAATTTTCGGAAGCA is from Synechococcus sp. PCC 6312 and encodes:
- a CDS encoding RidA family protein; its protein translation is MTQRDAVFPAGRHDLYTSQTYSAAIRSDNLLFVSGQVGSRSDGSPEPDFEAQVRLAFANLEATLQAGGCGLDDIVDVTTFHTDPENQFGTIMTVKSEVFPEAPYPNWTAIGVNWLAGFDFEIKVIARIPG